The following proteins come from a genomic window of Girardinichthys multiradiatus isolate DD_20200921_A chromosome 8, DD_fGirMul_XY1, whole genome shotgun sequence:
- the fam136a gene encoding protein FAM136A, giving the protein MLEWRVFKEAEKPAEMAEAHQTRVQKVVEEMVQSLEKDHIRKMQGRMFRCSADCCDRPSDSMTQVHQCIERCHTPLAQAQGLVTSELEKFQDRLTRCTIHCNDKAKDLFDSGSKEPAIRSLMDRCVSSCVDDHINLVPSMTRRLKENLDSIQQ; this is encoded by the exons ATGCTTGAATGGAG AGTGTTTAAAGAAGCAGAGAAGCCCGCAGAGATGGCAGAGGCACATCAGACACGCGTGCAGAAAGTGGTCGAAGAAATGGTCCAATCTCTGGAGAAGGACCACATCCGGAAGATGCAG GGACGCATGTTCAGATGCAGCGCAGACTGCTGTGATCGCCCCTCTGACTCAATGACCCAGGTCCATCAGTGTATCGAGAGGTGTCACACTCCTTTGGCCCAGGCTCAGGGACTGGTCACTTCAGAGCTGGAGAAGTTTCAG GACCGTCTGACCAGATGCACGATTCACTGCAACGACAAGGCAAAGGATCTCTTCGATTCCGGCTCAAAGGAGCCGGCCATTCGATCACTCATGGACCGCTGTGTTAGCAGCTGTGTGGACGACCACATTAATCTGGTCCCTAGCATGACCCGGAGACTCAAGGAGAACCTGGACTCTATACAGCAGTGA
- the pcyox1 gene encoding prenylcysteine oxidase 1 — protein sequence MSLHTLSLRVVLFLGLWHSGRRSLASAPELQEQPNKIAVVGAGIGGTAAAYYLREQFGPVVKIDVFESGTVGGRLATVKLGDYEYETGGSVIHPLNLHMKEFIEKLGTPQRKELPSKMAIFDGKELVFEESDWFIVNFFRILWRYGFSFIRMQMWVESVLDKFMRIYQYQQYGYSFSSVDKLLHAMGGNSFLTLMNQTLEEAMLGEGFSQVFLNDIVAPVTRVNYGQSVRINGFVGAVSLAGVDSGLWAVDGGNKRVCSGLLYHSKSDLIPAKVTSISVKSRPTKRGNTVSYYEVNYVGESGSAHSLYDIVVIATPLHQGKSDITFSGFSPPIPTHYPGLYHRLAATLVHGTLNVSYLGTTKPASEFTVSEVLTTDSKGCTINSLSSLDPVHIPDGYKRPSASHPKVWKVFSSESLTQEQLQQMFLSYDSVSETLWLAYPSYRPPHRKTPPFILHNRLYYLNPLEWAASCMEMSAISARNVALLVHHRWHEQAGKIDQEDLHTRLRGEL from the exons ATGAGTTTACACACGCTGTCTCTGCGAGTCGTGCTGTTCCTGGGGCTTTGGCACTCTGGGAGGAGAAGTTTGGCCTCAGCTCCTGAGCTGCAAGAGCAGCCCAATAAGATAG CTGTAGTAGGAGCAGGCATCGGTGGAACAGCAGCAGCCTATTACTTGAGGGAGCAGTTTGGACCTGTTGTCAAGATCGATGTGTTTGAATCTGGGACGGTCGGAGGGCGACTGGCGACGGTAAAGTTGGGGGATTATGAGTACGAGACTGGAGGCTCTGTGATCCATCCTCTGAACCTACACATGAAAGAGTTCATTGAAAAATTAG GTACTCCTCAGAGAAAAGAACTCCCTTCTAAAATGGCGATCTTTGATGGAAAAGAGCTTGTGTTTGAGGAAAGCGATTGGTTCATTGTTAACTTCTTCAGGATACTTTGGCGGTATGGATTCAGTTTCATTCGTATGCAGATGTGGGTGGAGAGTGTTCTGGACAAATTCATGAG AATCTACCAGTATCAGCAGTACGGTTACTCGTTCTCCAGTGTGGACAAGCTCTTGCATGCCATGGGAGGCAACAGCTTCCTCACCCTGATGAATCAAACTCTGGAGGAGGCCATGTTGGGAGAAGGATTTTCACAGGTCTTCCTCAACGATATTGTTGCACCTGTTACACGTGTGAACTATGGCCAAAGCGTCCGCATCAATGGATTTGTAG GGGCTGTGTCGTTAGCTGGGGTGGATTCAGGTCTGTGGGCAGTGGATGGTGGCAATAAGAGAGTGTGCTCTGGGCTACTCTACCACAGTAAAAGTGATCTAATCCCTGCCAAAGTGACTTCCATTTCAGTGAAATCTCGACCGACAAAAAGAG GAAACACTGTCAGTTACTATGAGGTTAACTACGTCGGAGAATCTGGTTCTGCACACTCTCTGTATGACATCGTTGTCATAGCGACGCCACTTCATCAGGGAAAGTCTGACATCACGTTCTCAGGGTTCTCCCCTCCCATCCCAACTCATTACCCGGGTCTCTACCACCGGTTGGCGGCCACTTTGGTGCACGGCACTCTGAACGTGTCCTACCTGGGGACCACCAAGCCGGCCTCAGAGTTCACCGTGTCCGAGGTCCTCACCACGGACTCGAAGGGCTGCACCATCAACAGCCTGAGCTCTCTTGACCCCGTGCACATTCCTGACGGCTACAAGCGACCCTCCGCCAGCCATCCGAAAGTCTGGAAGGTGTTCTCCTCAGAATCACTGACCCAGGAGCAGCTGCAACAAATGTTCCTCTCCTACGACTCTGTGTCTGAGACCCTATGGCTTGCTTACCCCTCTTACCGTCCGCCACACCGGAAGACCCCTCCGTTCATCCTACACAACCGGCTGTACTACCTCAACCCTCTGGAGTGGGCAGCCAGCTGCATGGAGATGAGCGCCATCTCGGCCCGGAACGTGGCCCTGCTGGTTCATCACCGCTGGCACGAACAGGCCGGCAAGATCGACCAGGAGGACCTACACACACGACTGAGAGGAGAACTCTAA
- the slc20a1b gene encoding sodium-dependent phosphate transporter 1-B, with amino-acid sequence MVSSTTAAVILATTAAGVTDTALTGYMWLLIVGFIVAFVLAFSVGANDVANSFGTAVGSGVVTLRQACILATVFETLGSVLLGAKVSETIRKGIIDVAMYNGSEHVLMAGSVSAMVGSAVWQLAASFLKLPISGTHCIVGATIGFSLVAKGQQGVKWLELLRIVASWFLSPLLSGIMSAIVFYFVRMFILQKKDPVPNGLKALPVFYAMTMGINLFSIMFTGAPVLGFDNIPWWGILLISLACALLTAIVVWFIVCPRLKKKIERDIKSSSPSESPLMEKQELKEAHCPILKQTAMEMSTPAVPAVDQNSSEPLPAPEERGVAFDIGEPDEGENKERKVAFDIGDCDDTDDCNTYAPKQPQTNDQVQLNNQHSNASANAPNHVHFSNQSQFNNRPAQILSNGYSQYHTVHKDSGLYKDLLHKLHLAKVGDCMGEPGDRPIRRNNSYTSYTMAIIGLHGDFRHKEADLHACEDGDKGLGSGGQEKKRVRMDSYTSYCNAVAENTTPEGLVEGDVTLEIAKEDAGSSQSSLDDRHEEDKPEVSTLFQFLQILTACFGSFAHGGNDVSNAIGPLVALWLVYTTSSVTSNAPTPIWLLLYGGAGICIGLWVWGRRVIQTLGRDLTPITPSSGFSIELASALTVVVASNIGLPVSTTHCKVGSVVAVGWLRSRKAVDWHLFRNIFMAWFVTVPISGLISAAMMAIFIHGIFLIEI; translated from the exons ATGGTTTCATCAACTACAGCTGCAGTTATACTGGCTACTACTGCAGCAGGAGTAACAGACACTGCTCTAACAGGCTACATGTGGCTGCTGATAGTTGGCTTCATCGTTGCTTTCGTCTTGGCCTTTTCTGTGGGTGCGAATGATGTTGCAAACTCATTTGGCACAGCTGTTGGCTCTGGGGTTGTGACCTTGCGTCAGGCATGCATTCTGGCTACAGTGTTCGAGACTCTGGGCTCTGTGCTGCTTGGGGCAAAAGTGAGCGAAACCATCCGCAAGGGTATCATTGATGTGGCCATGTACAATGGCTCCGAGCACGTGCTGATGGCTGGATCTGTCAGTGCCATGGTTG GGTCTGCTGTATGGCAGCTGGCTGCCTCTTTCCTTAAGCTCCCCATATCTGGAACACACTGTATTGTTGGTGCTACTATTGGCTTCTCACTGGTTGCCAAGGGTCAGCAAGGAGTCAAGTGGCTTGAGCTCCTACGAATAG ttgCTTCCTGGTTCCTGAGTCCCCTTTTGTCTGGAATAATGTCGGCCATTGTTTTCTACTTTGTGCGTATGTTCATCTTACAAAAG AAAGACCCTGTACCTAATGGCTTGAAGGCCCTGCCTGTCTTCTACGCCATGACCATGGGAATCAACCTGTTCTCCATCATGTTTACTGGAGCTCCGG TGCTGGGATTTGACAATATCCCTTGGTGGGGCATCCTGCTCATCTCATTGGCCTGTGCTCTGCTGACTGCCATCGTGGTCTGGTTTATTGTCTGCCCTCGCCTCAAGAAGAAGATTGAAC GAGATATCAAGTCTTCCAGCCCCTCTGAGAGCCCCCTGATGGAAAAGCAAGAGCTCAAAGAAGCACACTGTCCTATCCTGAAGCAGACTGCCATGGAGATGTCTACACCTGCTGTGCCCGCTGTCGATCAAAACTCTTCGgagcctctgcctgcccctgaGGAACGGGGGGTGGCGTTCGACATTGGAGAGCCTGACGAAGGGGAAAATAAGGAGCGCAAAGTTGCTTTTGACATTGGAGATTGTGATGACACAGACGACTGCAATACATATG CCCCAAAACAGCCTCAAACAAATGACCAAGTCCAGCTCAACAACCAACACAGTAATGCCTCTGCAAATGCTCCCAACCATGTCCACTTCAGTAACCAAAGTCAGTTCAATAACAGGCCAGCACAGATTCTCAGTAATGGTTACAGTCAATATCACACAGTTCACAAGGACTCTGGCCTCTACAAAGACCTGCTGCACAAACTCCACCTGGCCAAGGTTGGCGACTGCATGGGAGAACCAGGTGATCGACCTATCCGAAGGAACAACAGCTACACCTCATACACTATGGCCATCATTGGCTTGCATGGTGATTTCAGGCACAAAGAAGCAGATCTCCATGCTTGTGAAGATGGCGACAAAGGCCTAGGGTCTGGTGGTCAGGAAAAGAAGCGTGTGCGTATGGACAGTTACACCAGCTACTGCAATGCTGTAGCAGAGAACACAACTCCTGAAGGTCTAGTTGAAGGTGACGTGACACTAGAAATTGCAAAAGAGGATGCGGGTAGCAGCCAAAGCTCTCTAGATGACAGGCATGAAGAAGACAAGCCTGAAGTCTCCACTCTGTTTCAGTTCCTCCAAATTCTCACAGCTTGCTTTGGATCTTTCGCCCACGGTGGAAACGATGTGAG TAATGCCATTGGACCTTTGGTAGCTTTGTGGTTGGTTTACACAACGAGCAGCGTGACCTCTAACGCACCTACGCCCATTTGGCTGCTGCTGTATGGCGGTGCGGGCATCTGCATTGGATTATGGGTATGGGGTCGCAGGGTGATCCAGACTTTGGGCAGAGACCTCACCCCCATTACTCCTTCAAG TGGTTTCAGCATTGAACTGGCCTCAGCCCTGACTGTCGTGGTTGCTTCCAACattggtctgcctgtctccaccaccCATTGCAAG GTGGGGTCCGTGGTGGCAGTAGGATGGCTGCGTTCAAGAAAGGCGGTGGACTGGCATCTGTTCAGAAACATCTTTATGGCCTGGTTTGTGACCGTGCCCATCTCTGGCCTGATCAGTGCCGCCATGATGGCCATCTTCATCCATGGCATCTTTCTGATCGAAATATAG